Proteins encoded together in one Lathyrus oleraceus cultivar Zhongwan6 chromosome 5, CAAS_Psat_ZW6_1.0, whole genome shotgun sequence window:
- the LOC127084254 gene encoding uncharacterized protein LOC127084254 codes for MLKSAFTPIYWVLSPKPKSPKISQHFITNTFSNSTPHVRQNSSSKQNLTITPSSAYIHLPFCRKRCHYCDFPIVALGSASTQTHDDPRVINYIQWLCREINATKVEENLDSETPLQTVFFGGGTPSLVPPSMVSSVLETLKMKFGLSESAEISMEMDPGTFDYRKMQDMMLLGVNRVSLGVQAFQEKLLKSCGRAHGLEEVHEAIDIVKKCGVENWSIDLIASLPHQTSDMWEESLRLAIEAQPTHVSVYDLQIEQGTKFGRLYAPGEFPLPSETQSADFYKMASRMLCDASYNHYEISSYCKKGYECRHNFTYWKNKPFYAFGLGSTSFVGGLRFARPRKLNEYMKFVENLENGSVNSSSDDDVNTKDTALDVVMLSLRTARGLDLKRFQESFGSSLVYSLFEVYKPYVESGHMVFLDVQRRAIRIEDINNSLLYDINSERRVAYMRLSDPNGFLLSNELIALAFGVIDSWKDYPSALQEAT; via the exons ATGCTAAAATCAGCATTCACCCCCATTTACTGGGTGCTATCGCCCAAACCAAAATCACCAAAAATATCACAACATTTCATCACAAACACCTTTTCAAACAGCACACCACATGTTCGACAAAATTCCTCTTCCAAACAGAACCTCACCATCACCCCTTCTTCAGCTTACATTCACCTTCCTTTCTGTAGAAAACGTTGCCACTACTGTGACTTCCCCATTGTCGCCCTTGGCTCTGCTTCAACCCAAACACACGACGACCCGCGTGTCATAAACTACATACAATGGCTATGCAGAGAAATCAACGCAACCAAAGTAGAAGAAAACCTCGATTCCGAGACGCCCCTTCAAACGGTCTTTTTTGGAGGTGGGACACCCTCTCTGGTTCCTCCTAGTATGGTTTCCTCGGTTTTGGAGACACTGAAGATGAAATTTGGGTTGAGTGAAAGTGCTGAAATTTCAATGGAAATGGACCCGGGTACGTTTGATTATAGGAAGATGCAAGATATGATGTTGTTGGGAGTGAACAGAGTTTCTTTGGGAGTTCAAGCGTTTCAGGAGAAGCTTTTGAAGAGTTGTGGCAGGGCACATGGTTTGGAAGAGGTTCACGAGGCTATTGATATTGTCAAGAAATGTGGGGTTGAGAATTGGAGTATTGATCTTATTGCTTCACTGCCTCATCAGACTAGTGACATGTGGGAGGAAAGTCTAAGACTCGCCATTGAGGCACAGCCAACTCATGTTTCTGTTTATGATTTGCAAATTGAACAAGGCACAAAATTTGGAAGACT ATATGCACCGGGGGAATTTCCACTGCCTTCTGAGACACAATCAGCTGATTTCTATAAGATGGCTTCAAGGATGCTTTGTGATGCAAGTTATAATCATTACGAAATCAGCAGCTACTGTAAGAAGGGGTATGAATGCAGACACAACTTTACATATTGGAAGAACAAGCCTTTCTATGCCTTTGGCCTTGGCTCTACTAGCTTTGTTGGCGGGTTAAGGTTTGCAAGACCCAGGAAGTTGAACGAGTACATGAAATTTgtggaaaatctggaaaatggATCAGTAAATAGCTCATCTGATGATGACGTTAATACCAAGGACACTGCTCTGGATGTTGTGATGCTGTCCCTGAGAACTGCAAGAGGTCTAGATTTGAAGCGTTTCCAAGAATCATTTGGCAGCTCTCTGGTTTATTCTCTGTTTGAGGTTTATAAACCTTATGTTGAGAGTGGACACATGGTTTTCTTGGACGTGCAAAGGAGAGCCATTAGAATAGAGGACATCAACAATTCTCTTTTGTATGATATTAACTCAGAAAGGAGAGTGGCCTATATGAGGCTAAGTGATCCAAATGGTTTCCTTTTATCAAACGAGTTAATAGCCCTTGCTTTTGGGGTTATTGACTCTTGGAAGGATTATCCTTCTGCACTACAAGAAGCTACTTGA